The sequence CGACAAAACTCGTGGACGCATTGCACGCAAATCGAACGACCTTTTAGAAGAGTTAGAAGGACAAGTAGAAATTACTAAACACAAGGTAAATCAGTTCAATGAATCTATGAAAGAACGTGCTAATACACTTGCTGCTGAAGCAAAAGCCAAAGCAAATAATTTGGCTTCACAAGCGAAAAACCAAATTGGTAATTCAGCAGAAGAAGGTAACGCAGAGGCATAGACTACTTCTGATTAGTAAAAGTTATTTTTTTAAGAATCTTAATCTATTCATCTATTAGGTTAAGATTCTTTTTTTTGTATTTTCGTCTTTTATCAGAATTTGATAAGTTTTTATTTGTAGGACTTGTCTTGGA is a genomic window of Bernardetia sp. containing:
- a CDS encoding YtxH domain-containing protein, whose product is MANSDNGGLGVVTFIAGLAVGALVGVLVAPEAGDKTRGRIARKSNDLLEELEGQVEITKHKVNQFNESMKERANTLAAEAKAKANNLASQAKNQIGNSAEEGNAEA